The following are from one region of the Magallana gigas chromosome 6, xbMagGiga1.1, whole genome shotgun sequence genome:
- the LOC105320195 gene encoding uncharacterized protein isoform X2 yields the protein MAGPTTDTNLGPVINILKYMPETVRFAMLRLGKDCNADGSYSFMDAKCSVSVIRDERKVMMVRNFKKVFKRGIDLMNELKSGDMNSFKNMEKNYKAAIIVLAKFLEEKEIHEKSLNNVLNRKQNEGDGSCQNTELTVALAEHLLGRLAPRQSYIIDSRAKRNGRCSCGEKHCVKDPTYGSTGIGHEEVWHGHVDIIFSSHEGVEPESTGCAVRPLVTDSETRTNGSYREAYLPIC from the exons ATGGCGGGACCGACGACTGACACAAACCTTGGTCCAGTCATAAATATATTAAAGTACATGCCTGAAACAGTTAGATTTGCAATGTTAAGGCTTGGGAAAGATTGTAATGCCGATGGCAGTTATTCGTTCATGGATGCAAAGTGTAGTGTTTCAGTCATCAGAGATGAGAGGAAAGTGATGATGGTGAGAaatttcaagaaagttttcaaacGTGGGATTGATCTTATGAACGAACTTAAAAGTGGAGACATGAACTCTTTCAAAAACATGGAAAAAAACTACAAAGCTGCGATAATTGTTTTGGCcaaatttttagaagaaaagg AGATACATGAAAAAAGTCTGAACAATGTTTTAAACAGAAAGCAGAATGAAGGAGATGGTTCATGCCAAAACACTGAACTAACAGTAGCTTTAGCAGAGCATTTATTGGGAAGACTTGCACCAAGACAGTCCTATATCATTGATTCCAGAGCTAAAAGAAACGGAAGATGTAGCTGTGGAGAAAAGCATTGCGTAAAAGATCCAACATATGGAAGCACTGGCATAG GTCATGAGGAAGTTTGGCATGGACATgttgatatcatattttcatcaCATGAGGGCGTTGAACCAGAAAGTACTGGCTGTGCTGTTAGGCCTCTAGTAACGGATTCTGAAACGAGAACCAATG gttcatacaGGGAAGCATATTTGCCAAT ATGCTGA
- the LOC105320195 gene encoding uncharacterized protein isoform X1 gives MAGPTTDTNLGPVINILKYMPETVRFAMLRLGKDCNADGSYSFMDAKCSVSVIRDERKVMMVRNFKKVFKRGIDLMNELKSGDMNSFKNMEKNYKAAIIVLAKFLEEKEIHEKSLNNVLNRKQNEGDGSCQNTELTVALAEHLLGRLAPRQSYIIDSRAKRNGRCSCGEKHCVKDPTYGSTGIGHEEVWHGHVDIIFSSHEGVEPESTGCAVRPLVTDSETRTNDAEEMEDESDGLPSGKTVDEDKQSTIGAEDQSVAETIVFSLIQRIHHPDLKTHLIPYIVISSCDFRILMYDADNDVFLCSMLLPLLQDNCMHITSVLILWMALHYRIFCSGIDIDPKKIDRVQSKFRNIVGEKWEIYSKSLKLGVANFPVVSKNTFPSNEDIMLGTELF, from the exons ATGGCGGGACCGACGACTGACACAAACCTTGGTCCAGTCATAAATATATTAAAGTACATGCCTGAAACAGTTAGATTTGCAATGTTAAGGCTTGGGAAAGATTGTAATGCCGATGGCAGTTATTCGTTCATGGATGCAAAGTGTAGTGTTTCAGTCATCAGAGATGAGAGGAAAGTGATGATGGTGAGAaatttcaagaaagttttcaaacGTGGGATTGATCTTATGAACGAACTTAAAAGTGGAGACATGAACTCTTTCAAAAACATGGAAAAAAACTACAAAGCTGCGATAATTGTTTTGGCcaaatttttagaagaaaagg AGATACATGAAAAAAGTCTGAACAATGTTTTAAACAGAAAGCAGAATGAAGGAGATGGTTCATGCCAAAACACTGAACTAACAGTAGCTTTAGCAGAGCATTTATTGGGAAGACTTGCACCAAGACAGTCCTATATCATTGATTCCAGAGCTAAAAGAAACGGAAGATGTAGCTGTGGAGAAAAGCATTGCGTAAAAGATCCAACATATGGAAGCACTGGCATAG GTCATGAGGAAGTTTGGCATGGACATgttgatatcatattttcatcaCATGAGGGCGTTGAACCAGAAAGTACTGGCTGTGCTGTTAGGCCTCTAGTAACGGATTCTGAAACGAGAACCAATG ATGCTGAAGAAATGGAAGATGAATCTGATGGATTGCCAAGTGGTAAAACAGTAGATGAAGACAAACAATCAACTATTGGGGCCGAAGATCAGTCtgttgcagaaacaattgtattttctttaattcaaaGAATTCACCATCCAGACCTTAAAACTCATTTGATACCGTATATTGTTATTTCTTCTTGTGATTTTAGGATACTTATGTATGATGCAGATAatgatgttttcctttgtaGTATGCTTCTTCCTTTACTTCAGGATAATTGTATGCACATTACATCTGTTCTAATTCTCTGGATGGCTCTGCACTATAGGATATTTTGCTCAGGAATAGATATTGATCCTAAAAAGATTGACAGAGTTCAATCTAAGTTTAGGAATATAGTCGGAGAGAAATGGGAGATTTAttctaaatcattaaaattaggTGTTGCAAATTTTCCAGTTGTCAGTAAGAATACTTTTCCTTCAAATGAAGACATAATGTTAGGAACAGagctattttaa